The genomic segment GACGGCCCCATGGCCGGCGCGGTGGTAATGCAGATACTGGTTCGGGTACTGGCGACGCGCGGTGGTGACCATGCCGGGGCCACCGACATAGCCGTCGACGAGAAACGCCACCTTGTCGGCATCCGGACCGAAAGTCTCGAGGATGTAGTCGGCGCGTGCGCACATCTCGTAATGGTCATCGGCGGTGATGTTGGCGGAGAAGATCTTGGCCTGCCCGGTTTCGTCCTGCGCCCGCTTCATGGCGTCGTAGACGAGCGGCATGACCTTCTTCATCGGCGCAAAGACCTGGTTGCCCTGTGGTTCGTCGTTCTTGATGAAGTCGCCACCGAGCCAGAACTGGTAGGCGGCTGCGGCGAATGGTTCCGGGCGCAGGCCAAGCTTCGGCTTGATGATCGTGCCGGCGATGTAGCCACCGTCGCGGATCGGCCGGCCGAGGATGCGCCAGAGATCGGAGATGTCCTTCGCCGGCCCGTCGAAGAGCTGCAGCGCGCGCTGCGGGACGTGGAAGTCGTAGATCTTGGCGTGCTCGATGTCGCCCATTCCCTGGTTGTTGCCGATGCACAGCGTCAGGAAGGAGACGATCATCATGCGGCCGTCGGTGACATTGCGGTCGAAGAGTTCGAGCGGATAAGCGATGCGCATCTCCTCGCTCGCTTCGTCGATGTGGTAGACGAGGGCGTCGACGCCGCGCGTGAAGTCGTCGGTCGTACTCACCTCGACGTTGGTGCCGGTCGACGATTCGGCAGCGAAGTGGGCGGCTGCCGGCAGGTAATCGTAACCCGCCTTCGGCTTCATCTTGTAAGCGACGAGGATGTGCCGACCACCCTCGATAAGGTCCTCTTCCCGGAGGCTGAGGTCGGCGTAACGGTTCGATTGGTCCATGCTTGTCTCCCTGCGTGGAGGTGGAATAGAGCGAGCGGAACGGGTCTGCGGATCGGAGTGCGCGCAGTTTAGGTGCTCACATAGATTATTTGAAGTTAAACTTTTTGCAAATTATCGTTAGCGATCACTTTCCAACGAAGCCCCCCCTGTTTCGCCGGCACGTGCGCCGCGGCCAGACCGGCCTCGCCGCCAACGCCAGCCGCCGCGAGGCGGGCGCGGCCGGCGGCGCGCTGACGGCGCTGCGGCGAGGAAGGTGGCAAAAGTGCCGCTTTTGGCGGATAATCCGCACATGCGATTCAACCTCCTGCCCCGGACTCGCGAAGCATCGTGCCCAAACCATTTTCCCCCCTGACCAGCGTCATCCGCGCCCTCGCCATGGACGCGGTGCAACAGGCCAACTCCGGTCACCCCGGGATGCCGATGGGGATGGCCGAAATCGCGGAAGTGCTCTGGCGTCGCCACCTGCGCCACAACCCGGCGGATCCTGGCTGGCCGGACCGTGACCGCTTCGTCCTCTCGAACGGTCATGGCTCGATGCTCCTCTATGCGCTGCTCCATCTCAGCGGCTACGACGTTTCGCTCGACGACCTGAAGAAGTTCCGCCAGTTCCGCTCGCGGACACCGGGCCACCCCGAGGTCGGGCACACGGCCGGCGTCGAGACGACGACCGGCCCGCTCGGGCAGGGGCTGGCCAACGCGGTCGGCATGGCGATCGCCGAACGGATGCTCGCCGCCGAGTTCAACCGGCCCGGGCACGAGATCGTCGACCACGCGACCTACGTCTTTGTCGGCGATGGCTGCCTGATGGAGGGCATCTCGCACGAGGCATGCTCGCTCGCCGGCACCCTCGGGCTCGGCAAGCTGGTCGCCATCTACGACGACAACGGCATTTCGATCGATGGCCACGTCGCCGGCTGGTTCACCGACGATACCCGGCAACGCTTCGAGGCCTACGGCTGGCGGGTGATCGCCGACATCGACGGCCACGACACGCAGGCGATCGACGCGGCGCTGCTGGCCGCTCGCAGCGATGGTGAGCGACCGACGCTGATCTGCTGCCGGACGCAGATCGGCTTTGGCGCGCCCAGCAAGGCGGGCAGTCACGACGCGCACGGTGCACCGCTGGGAGCCACCGAAGTCGCCGCGACGCGCGCCCACATCGGCTGGCCGCACGCGCCTTTCGAGATTCCCGTCGAGGTCTACGCACAGTGGGACGGCCGTGTCCGCGGCAGCTTCTTCCAGGACAACTGGCGGAAGCGCTTTGCCGCCTACGCCGACGCCTTCCCCGAACTGGCTGCCGAGTTCAGCCGCCGCATCGAGGGTGCGCTGCCGGAAGGCTGGCAGGATGCCGTTGCGGGTTGCCTGGCCGGAGCTGCCCGTGCCGGCACCATCGCCACGCGCAAGGCCTCGCAAAGCGCCATCACTGCCCTGGCGCCGTGCCTGCCGGAGCTGGTCGGTGGCTCGGCGGACCTGACCGGATCGAACCTGACCTGGTGGCCGGGCGCGCAAGCGATCACTGGTCAGCAGGGCGGCAACTACATCTACTACGGCGTGCGTGAGTTCGCCATGACGGCGATCGCCAACGGCCTGGCGCTGCACGGGGGGCTGCTGCCCTACACCGCCACCTTCCTGGTGTTCTCCGACTACGCACGCAACGCCATCCGCATGGCGGCACTGATGCAGTTGCGGCAGATCATGGTCTATACCCATGACTCGATCGGCCTCGGCGAGGATGGACCGACGCACCAGCCGATCGAGCATCTCGCCTGCCTGCGACTGATCCCCGGGGTCGACCTGTGGCGGCCGGCCGACGCCGTTGAAACCGCGGTCGCCTGGGTGGCCGGCGTCGAGCGTCGCCACGGGCCGACCATTCTCGCCCTTTCGCGGCAGAACCTGCCGCTCGTCAGCAGCGCTGCAGCCGCTTCGACGATCCGCCGTGGCGGCTATGTGCTGGCCAACTGCCCGGCGCCGCGCGTCATCCTGATCGCCACCGGCTCGGAGGTTCGCCTGGCGCTCGACGCACAGCGCGCACTGGCGGCGGACGGCATCGCGGCGCGTGTGGTTTCGCTGCCCTGCTGCGAGGTTTTCGACCGCCAGGAGCCGGCCTATCGCGACGCCGTGCTGCCGCGAGCGGTGCCGCGGGTGGCGATCGAAGCCGGCGTGAGCGGCTTCTGGTACAAGTACGTTGGACTCGACGGCGCCGTCCTCGGCATCGATCGATTTGGAGAGTCGGCGCCCGCCGACCAGTTGTTTGACTCTTTCGGTTTCACCGTGGCCAATGTGGTCAGGATCGTGAAATCACTGCTGTAATTTCTCAAGGAGACCGTTTCAATGACTATCAAGGTAGGCATCAATGGCTTTGGGCGTATCGGCCGCATGGTTTTCCGCGCTGCCGTCAAGAACTTCCCGGACATCGAGGTGGTCGGCATCAATGACCTGCTCGAACCGGACTATCTGGCGTACATGCTCAAGTACGATTCGGTCCATCGCCGCTTCGACGGTGACATCTCCGTCGATGGCAACACGCTGGTGGTCAATGGCAAGAGAATCCGCCTGACCGCCGTCAAGGATCCCGCCGAGCTGAAGTGGAATGAAGTCGGCGCTGACGTCGTCGTCGAGTCGACCGGCCTCTTCCTGACCCTCGACAGCTGCCAGAAGCACATCGCCGCCGGCGCCAGGAAGGTCATCCAGAGCGCCCCGAGCAAGGACGATACGCCGATGTTCGTCTTCGGCGTCAATGACGCGACCTATGCCGGCCAGGCGATCATCTCGAACGCGTCGTGCACGACCAACTGCCTGGCACCGGTGGCCAAGGTCCTCAATGACAACTGGGGCATCAAGCGCGGCCTGATGACCACCGTACACGCCGCCACCGCCACCCAGAAGACCGTCGATGGCCCGTCGAACAAGGACTGGCGCGGTGGTCGCGGCATCCTCGAGAACATCATCCCGTCCTCGACCGGTGCCGCCAAGGCAGTCGGCAAGGTCATCCCCGAGCTCAACAAGAAGCTCACCGGCATGGCTTTCCGCGTTCCGACCTCGGACGTCTCCGTCGTCGACCTGACCTGCGAACTGAGCAAGGAAGCCACCTACGAGCAGATCTGCGCCGCCATGAAGGCCGCTTCCGAGGGTCCGATGAAGGGCGTTCTCGGTTACACCAACGAGAAGGTCGTGGCGACCGACTTCCGCGGCGAAAGCTGCACCTCGGTGTTCGATGCCGAAGCGGGCATGGCACTCGATGGCACCTTCGTCAAGATCGTCTCGTGGTACGACAACGAATGGGGCTACTCCTGCAAGGTGCTGGAGATGGTCCGGGTGATGACTCGCTGAGCGAGTGAGAAGGGGGGGCGCCTGCGGGCGCCCCCCCTGGCTGCAGCCGCCAACAACCAACCACAGAAGAAGAATGTCACGAGATACCAAGATCGTCGCCACCCTGGGCCCGGCATCGTCGAGCAGCGAAGTGCTGGAACGGATGATTCGCGCCGGCGTCGATGTCGTGCGCCTCAATTTTTCGCATGGCACGGCCGACGACCACATCGCGCGCGCCCAGATGGTGCGTGAAGTGGCGGCCCGCGTGCAACGGCCGGTCGGCATCCTCGCCGACCTGCAGGGGCCAAAGATCCGGGTTGGCAAGTTCGCCGAGGGCAAGATCTGGCTCGAACAGGGCGCCCGTTTCATCCTCGACTCGCGCTGCGAAGTGGGCGACGGCGAGCGCGTGGGTCTCGACTACAAGGACCTGACGCGCGACGTTTCCGCCGGCAGCGTCCTCCTGCTTGACGATGGGCGCATCGTCCTCGACGTCGAACGCGTCATCGGCAGCGAGATCTTCACCACCGTTCGTCACGGCGGCGAACTCTCCAACAACAAGGGAATCAACCGCCAGGGCGGCGGCCTGTCGGCACCGGCGCTGACGGCCAAGGACATGGACGACATCCGTACGGCAGCGAGCATCGGTGTCGATTTCGTCGCCGTGTCGTTTCCCAAGAGTGCCGCCGACATGTACATGGCGAAGCAGCTGATCCACGCCGCGGGCGGCCAGGCGGCGACCATCGCCAAGATCGAACGGGTCGAGGCCGTGGCGGCGCTGGAGGAGATCATCGCCTCGTCGGACGGCATCATGGTCGCGCGCGGTGATCTGGCGGTCGAGGTGGGCGATGCGGCCGTGCCGGCACTGCAGAAGCGAATGATCCAGATGGCACGGGAGAAGAACAAGCTGGCGATCACCGCGACGCAGATGATGGAGTCGATGATCCTCGCACCGACACCGACGCGGGCCGAGGTTTCGGACGTCGCCAACGCCGTCCTCGATGGCACCGATGCCGTGATGCTCTCGGCCGAGACGGCTTCCGGCAGATATCCGGTCGAGACCGTCGAAGCGATGACCAGGATCTGCCAGGCCGCCGAGCGATCGGCCGAGGTCACCCTCGACAGTGCCTTCCTCAATCAGGTCTTCACGCGCATCGACCAGACGATTTCGCTGGCCGCGATCTGGACGGCGCACCATCTCAAGGTCAAGGCGATCGCCGCGCTCACCGAGTCCGGCGCGACGGCGCTCTGGATGAGCCGCCTCAACTGCGGCGTTCCGGTCTACGCACTGACCCCGCGCCCCGAAGCGCTGACCCGGATGTGCCTGTACCGCGCGGTCTATCCATTGTTCATGACGCAGCGACCGACCACCCGCGACGAGCTGCTGCACGATGCCGAGGAACTGCTGACCAGCGCCGGCATCGTCGACAAGGGCGACTTCATCGTCCTCACTGCCGGCGACCCGATGGGCAGCAGCGGCAGCACCAACACGCTGAAGATCGTCCGGGTCGGCGATCGACAGGCTTACCAGGTCTGAGGGGAGCAGCGAGCTTCCTCCGGCATCCTCTGCTCGCTCCATGCGGACCATTCTTCCCGGCAAGCCGCACAGGCGGCTTGCCCCGCCCGCCACGGCGGGCAACAACTGGAGATGACAATCATGCCAATCGTATCGATGCGTCAATTGCTCGACCACGCCGCCGAGAACGGCTATGGTCTGCCCGCTTTCAACGTCAACAACATGGAACAGGTGTGGGCGATCATGGAAGCCGCCGCCGAGGTCGACGCGCCGGTGATCATGCAGGCCTCAGCCGGCGCCCGCAAGTACGCCGGCGAGCCCTTCCTTCGCCACCAGATCCTCGCGGCACTCGAAGCCTATCCGCACATCCCGATCGTCATGCACCAGGACCATGGCCAGTCGCCGGCCGTCTGCATGTCGGCCATCCGCTCCGGCTTTTCGTCGGTGATGATGGACGGCTCGCTGATGGCCGACGGCAAGAGCGTCGCCTCCTATGAGTACAACGTCGAGGTCACCAGCAAGGTCGTCGAATTCGCCCATGCCATCGGCGTCTCGGTCGAAGGTGAACTGGGCGTCCTCGGCTCGCTGGAAACGATGCGCGGCGACAAGGAGGATGGGCACGGCGCGGAAGGCACGATGACCCGCGAGCAACTGCTGACCGACGTCGAGCAGGCAGCCGATTTCGTCAGGCAGACGCAGTGCGACGCACTGGCGATCGCCATCGGCACCTCGCACGGCGCCTACAAGTTCAGCAAGAAGCCGACCGGCGACATCCTGGCGATCGACCGCATCCGCGAGATCAACCAGCGCATCCCGAACTGCCACCTGGTGATGCATGGCTCGTCGTCGGTACCGCAGGAACTGCTCGAGGAGATTCGCCAGTTCGGCGGCGACATGAAGGAAACCTACGGCGTGCCGGTCGAAGAGATCGTCACCGGAATCAAGCATGGTGTGCGCAAGGTCAACATCGACACCGACATCCGTCTGGCGATGACCGGGGCGATTCGCCGCTATTTCGCCGAGAATCCAACCAAGTTCGATCCACGCGACTACCTCAAGCCGGCGCGCGAGGCGGCCAAGAAGATCTGTCGCGCCCGCTTCGAGGCCTTCGGTACCGCCGGTCAGGCGAGCCGGATCAAGGTCATCCCGCTCGACCGGATGGCCGAACGCTACCGTAGCGGCGAGCTGAAGCAGACCGTCGTCTGATCGAGCAAGCAGCGGCTGCGGCGCTCGCGAGGGTTGCAGCCGCTTCCTGACCGATGGCACCGCAGCCCGAGCAGCCACTTGCCGGCCTCGCGCAGCACCCGCTGCGCCAGTTGCTCAACGACGAGTTCCATGCCCGCCCGGCGCCCCCCCTGGTGGCGCCGGTTCTCGTCTCGCACCTCGCGTTCACCCACGATGCCGCCTCGCTCGCGGCCGAAGGCCAGCGCGTCCACGACGCCGCCCGTCAAGCCGGCATGGACCGGCTGAGCGGCTCGGGCGACTCGGTCCTCTTCGCCGGTGCCGGCTTCATCCTGCGCTGGGAGCGGCACACGGAGTTTTCCTGCCACACGGTGTTCTGCTCGCCGGCCGCCGTTGACGAGACCGCGGCAGCCACCCGCGCACTCGACCTGCTGCCGCGCGCGTACCTGGACGGGATACCCGGACGACTGATCGTCGCCACCCACGTGGAGCTGCGATCGGCGAACGAAGTCTCGCCGCAATCGGTCACCGGCAACCTGTCCCCGACCGGTCGGCAGATGATCGCAGCCCAGGTTGCCGACCAGGCTGCCTGGGCATTCACCGATTTCATGCTCGAGCAGGACGCGACGAACTTTCTCGTCCTCGACCGCTCGCTGACCCCACGGCAGGCGGGGCGCACGGTACAGCGCCTGCTCGAGATCGAGACCTATCGCCTGCTGGCACTGCTGGCGCTGCCGGTGGCGCGCGAGATCGGCGCCTGGATGCATGACGCCGAAGAGGACCTGGCGACGATGGTCGACCACATCGGTGAGGCCAGTTCGCCGAGCGACGAGAGCCGGGTTCTCGGCGAGCTGACGCGACTGGCGGCGAAGGTCGAGCATTCGCTGGCGCGTACCACCTTCCGCTTTGGCGCCGCGCGCGCCTATCACGAGCTGGTGATGCAGCGCATCAGCGAGCTGCGCGAGACGCGCGTCAGCGGCTGCCCAAGCTTTCACGAGATCATGCAGCGTCGTCTGCTGCCGGCCATGCAGACCTGCAAGGCAATGGCCAGCCGCCAGGACGAGCTGTCGGACCGACTGGCGCGCACCAGCCAGCTCTTGCGCACGCGCGTGGACGTCGAGGTCGAAAGGCAGAACCAGCAGCTGTTGACGCAAATGAACCGGCGCGCCCACCTGCAGTTGCGTTTGCAGGAGACCGTCGAGGGACTGTCGGTGGTCGCCATCACCTACTACGCTTCGCAACTGGTGCACTATCTCGCCAAGGGTGGCGCGCACCTGCTGCCGTGGATCTCGCCCGAACTGGCGACGGCGGCCTCGATTCCGCCGATCGCAGCCTGCGCCCTGCTGGGCATCCGCCGCCTGCGCCGGCGGCTGCAGCAGAGGGAAGACGCCGCGCATTGAGAGGCACCGCCGGGCCGCGCGCTTTCTGTCCTATAATCGCGGGCTTCGACCGTCTCTCCCGCCATCGCAGCCCCCCGGAACAAGAACGTGAGCGCAGCCCTGTTCGAATCGAGCATCACCAGTCTGCCGCTGCTCGGCCGCGGCAAGGTGCGCGACATCTACGGGGTCGGCAGCGACCGTCTGTTGATCGTCACCAGCGACCGCCTGTCGGCTTTCGACGTCGTCCTGCCCGACCCGGTGCCTGACAAGGGCCGCGTGCTGACGCGCCTCGCCCGCTTCTGGTTCGACCGCCTCGCGGCGATCATCCCCAACCAGCTCACCGGCATCGACCCGGAGTCGGTCGTCGCTGCCGACGAACGCTGGCAGGTGCGCGGGCGTGCGCTGGTCGTCAAGCGCCTGCGGCCACTGCCGATCGAGGCGGTGGTGCGGGGCTACCTGATCGGCTCCGGCTGGCAGGATTACCAGACAAACGGCGCCGTCTGCGGCATCGCCCTGCCCGCCGGCCTGCAACTCGCCAGCCGCCTGCCGCAGCCGATCTTCACGCCGGCGACCAAGGCGGCGTTCGGCGATCACGACGAGAACATCACCTTCGAACGCGCTGCTGCCGAATGCGCACGCGCACTCGCCGACCTGCTGCCGGCCAACGGACGCAGCGGCGGGGAGGTCGCCGGGCAGGCACGAGAGGCAGCCGTCGCACTGTACACTGCCGCCGCCGCACATGCGGCCGCCCGCGGCATCATCATCGCCGACACCAAGTTCGAGTTCGGACTCGACGCCAGCGGCGTCCTGCACCTGATCGACGAGGCCCTGACCCCGGACTCGTCACGCTTCTGGCCAGCCGACGCCCATCGCGAGGGCTTCAGCCCGCCATCCTTCGACAAGCAGTACGTGCGCGATTACCTGGAAACACTCGCCTGGAACAAGCGGCCCCCGGCCCCCCGCCTGCCGGCCGAGGTGCTCGCCGGCACACGCGCCCGCTACGTCGAAGCCTGCGAACGGCTGACCGGCGAGACATTCATCGACTGATCGACTGCCCGGCGCACCGCGCATCGCCGCGGTCAGCGCCCCTCTCGCAGAAGGAGTGCGCATGCGTGTGGAGACAAGCCCAACAACCGAGCGCCATGATTCGGTGCCCGCGGTACGCAGCGTCGGCGTCGGCCGGCCGTTGGCCTGGCTCGCTGCGGGTTGGCGCGACCTGCTCGCCAACCCGATCGCCAGTCTCGCCTATGGCCTGCTGTTCGCCATTGCCGGCGACCTGATCACCATCTTCGCCTGGCGCAACGGACAGATCTTCATCGTCGCCACCTCTGGCTTCTTCCTCGTCGCCCCGCTGCTCGCCGGTGGCCTGTACGAGATCAGCCGGCGCCTGGAAAGCGGCCACAAGTCGACTTTCATCGGCTCGCTCTCCGGTGGTCGACGCAACGCCATCGAGCTGGCCAAGCTGGGGCTGTTGCTGGCATTGTTCGGCCTCGCGTGGGAACGGGTCTCGAGCTTCCTGTTCGCCTTCCTGGCGCCCGGAATTGCTCCCGACCTGCTGGCCCTGCTGGCCGAGATTCATCTCTCGGTCGAGCACCGCGACCTGCTGCTGATCTGGATTCTCGCCGGGGGAATCCAGGCGCTGCTGGTATTTTCGCTGACCGTCGTCTCGGTCCCCATGCTGCTCGACCGACCGGTGACCGTCGGCACCGCCATCCGCACCAGCCTGCGCGCCGTCGACGCCAACCTGTTGCCGATGCTCGTCTGGGGCGCGACCGTCGTCGTCCTGACGGCGCTGGGCTTCCTCACCCTGTTCTTCGGCCTCGTCGTCCTCATGCCGCTGCTCGGCCACGCGACCTGGCACGCCTATCGCGAGCTGGTGGAATAGGCGACAGCCTCACGGGCGCCGGCCGTCGCCGCCAGCAACGCTCACTTGCCAACCCGGGTGAGACCATGCCGGGTCGTTCCTTGACCGGCTCGAGCTCCCTGGAGACGGGCCAGGACGAAGTGGGGCGGGTCATCGGCGACAGGGTGCCGTCGGCGAAGAGGCGATCCAGGCGGCCCATCCGCGTCACCCGACTGCCAAGAATCGTCAGCTTGACCCCTCCTGCCCCACCGCAGCGGTCGCGGCGCACGCACTTCCTGCCGTGCCAGCCGCACGACCGGGAATGCTCCTACTGCGCCGAACTCGCAATAGTGGCTGCCATCAGGAGATTGCGCGCATCGGTCTGCGCCGCCTTGTCCTCCCCTTTCGCGACGAACTCGGCGAACCGGGGCACTGCGATGGCGGACAGAATGCCGATGATCGCGAGGACGATCATCAACTCGATCAGGGTGAATCCCCCGGACGGCCTGTTGGTCTTCTGAAACATGTCCCGTTGCTCTTGAGTGAAGACATGCGACCGCCAGCAAGTTCCATGCCATCGTACGGACAGGGGTGCGCAGACCCGCCGTCACCTGGCGCCGCTCGGCCATGCCACGTGGCGCTCCCAGCGCGACCTAGTACAATAGCCAGCACTCGCACCGGCACCGGCCGCCGGCACCGACAGAGCCCTCTTCCCACCTGGAAACACCATGAACCAGCCCAACAGCCTGCAGGACAACCCGCTGCTCGATCTTTCCGGACTGCCGCGTTTCGACCTGCTGTCACCGGACGATGTGCAGCCGGCGATCACCGAGTTGCTCGCGCGCTGCCGCAGCCTGGTCGACCGACTCGCGTCCGCTGCCGTCGCCGCCACGTGGTCGGATTTCGCGGCGCCGCTGGCCGACGGTTTTGAGCAGCTGGCGCGCGCCTGGGGAATCGTCGGCCATGTGCACTCGGTCAACGACGTGCCGGCATGGCGCGACGCCTACAACCGGATGCTGCCTGAGGTCTCGCGCTTCTACGCCGAGGTCGGTCAGAACCTGCAACTGTTCGCCAAGTACCGGGCGATCGCCGCCGGCAGCGAGTTCGCCACCCTGTCGCCGGCGCAGCAGCGGGTCGTCGAGCACGAGGTGCGCGACTTTCGCCTGGCGGGCGCCGAGCTGCCGGCGGCGAGCAAGCCGCGCTTCCAGGAAATCAGCGAAGAACTGGCACAGCTGGCGGCACGCTTCTCCGAGAACCTGCTCGACGCGACCAACGCCTTCAGCGAACTGGTGACCGACGCCAGCGAACTGGCCGGCCTGCCCGACGACGTGCGTCAGGCGGCGCGCGAGGCCGCCGAGCGCGACGGCAGCAGCGGCTGGAAGTTCACCCTGCACATGCCATCCTACCTGCCGGTGATGCAGTACGCCGACAGCCGTCGCCTGCGCGCCACGCTCTACCGTGCCTATGCCACACGTGCCGCCGAGTCCGGCCCGGCCGAGCTCGACAATACCCCGCTGATCCGGCGGATTCTCGAACTGCGTCATGAGCAGGCGCGGATGCTCGGCTACGGCAGCTTTGCCGAGGTCTCGCTGGTGCCCAAGATGGCCGACTCGGTCGCCCAGATCCTCGCCTTCCTGCGCGACCTGGCAACCCGGGCACGGCCCTTCGCCGAAAGGGACGTCGCCGACCTGCGTGCCTTCGCGAGTGGCGAACTCGGCTTGCCGACAATGGAGGCCTGGGATGTTGCCTATGTCTCGGAAAAGCTGCTGCAGGCGCGCTACGCGTTCTCCGAGCAGGAGGTGAAGCAGTACTTCACCGAGGACAAGGTTCTTGCCGGCCTGTTCTCGGTCATCGAAAGCCTGTTCGATGTCCGCCTGCGGCCCGACCGGGCGCCCGTCTGGCACGAGGACGTTCGCTTCTTCCGCATCGAGAACCCAGCCGGCGAACTCGTCGGGCAGTTCTACCTTGATCTCTACGCGCGCGAGACGAAGCGCGGCGGCGCCTGGATGGACGAAGCGATCGGCCGCCGCCGCATTGGCCTGCAGTCGCCCGACGGCAGCAGCGACACCATCCAGAAGCCGGTCGCCTACCTCAACTGCAACTTCTCGCGACCGGTCGGCGAGAGGGACGGACAGCCGCGACCGGCGATCTTCACCCACGACGAAGTCAGCACCCTGTTCCACGAAACCGGCCATGGTCTGCACCACTTGTTGACGCAGGTCGACGAAGCGGGCGTTGCGGGAATCCACGGCGTCGAATGGGACGCCGTCGAGCTGCCCTCGCAGTTCATGGAAAACTACTGCTGGGAGTGGACAGTCCTGGAAGGGATGACCGCCCACATCGACAGCGGCGAAAGCCTGCCGCGTGCGCTCTTCGACAGGATGTTGGCGGCAAGGAATTTCCAGAGCGGCATGCAGATGCTGCGGCAGGTCGAGTTCTCGCTCTTCGACCTGCTGCTGCACAGCGACTTCGATCCGGCCGGCGAGCGCAGCGTGCTCGACCTGCTTGCCGAAGTGCGGCGCGAAGTCGCCGTCCTCGTGCCGCCGCCATGGCACCGCTTCCCGAACGGCTTCTCGCACATTTTTGCCGGCGGCTACGCCGCCGGTTACTACAGTTACAAGTGGGCCGAGGTTCTTTCGGCCGACTGTTACGGCGCCTTCGAAGAGGCCGAAAACCCATTCGACCGGAGGACCGGCGAGCGCTTCCTGCGCGAGATCCTTTCGGTTGGCGGCAGCCGGCCGGCGATCGACAGCTTCCGCGCCTTCCGCGGTCGCGAGCCGCAAGTCGACGCCCTGCTGCGTCACTGCGGGATGGTCGCGGCCTGAACAGCAAGGGACCAACCGCATGTGCACACCGACAATCCGCGGCGGCAGCCGCTTCTTCCTTGCCCTGTCCCTGCTCTGGCTGCTGCTGACCAGCGCCGGCGCCAGCGCCGAGACGATCACCTATCGCTGGGTCGACCCGAGCACCGGCGGCACGGTCATCTCCGACATGCCGCCGCCGCCAGGCGCGAGGAACGTCAGCCGATCCACGACGAGCGCCAGCAGCAGCGAGGAGCGACCGCTCCCCTATGCCGTGCGCCAGGCGAGCGAGAAGTTTCCCGTCGTGCTCTACACCACAGAGCGCTGTGGAACGGGCTGCCAGGACGCGCGTGAGCTGCTCAGGCAGCGTGACGTCCCATTCACGGAGAAGATACTCAGGAGCGAGGAGGAATTTGCCGATCTCAGCCGCCTGCTCGCTAGCGAAGCGGCCTTTCCCAGCGTCAGCGTCGGCCGCCAGCACCTGCGCGGCTTCGACGCGCCCAGCTGGAATTCCCTGCTCGATGCCGCCGGCTACCCCGCCCGCGGCAACCGGCCGGCCGCCGCGCGCAGCCCGTGATAGTCGACGCCAAAGCGGCCGCCGCGCGTGCCCGTCAGAGCAGGTTGTCGGCGGTGCCGCCGCCGCGGCGAATGATGCGCCGCAACTGATCGATGGCTTCGATCTGGATCTGGCGCACCCGCTCGCGCGTCAGGTTCATATCGAGGGCGATCTCCTCGAGCGTGCAGGGCTCGATTCCGCCCAGCCCGTAACGACGCTGCAGCACCTCCTGTTGCTTGTCACCCAGCTGCGCCAGCCAGCGCACCAGGAGATCGCCGATCTCGTTGGCCTGCAGCAGCTCGTCGGGCTCGAGCAACTGCTCGTCGGGAATCACGTCGCCGATCGTTCGGCTGGGATCGACCTGCAGCGGCGCATCGAGCGAAGCGATCCGCTCGTTCAGCGCCATCACCCGCCGCACCTCGTCACCGGTCCGATCGATCAGGTGGGCAATCTGGTCGATGCAGAT from the Accumulibacter sp. genome contains:
- a CDS encoding M3 family metallopeptidase is translated as MNQPNSLQDNPLLDLSGLPRFDLLSPDDVQPAITELLARCRSLVDRLASAAVAATWSDFAAPLADGFEQLARAWGIVGHVHSVNDVPAWRDAYNRMLPEVSRFYAEVGQNLQLFAKYRAIAAGSEFATLSPAQQRVVEHEVRDFRLAGAELPAASKPRFQEISEELAQLAARFSENLLDATNAFSELVTDASELAGLPDDVRQAAREAAERDGSSGWKFTLHMPSYLPVMQYADSRRLRATLYRAYATRAAESGPAELDNTPLIRRILELRHEQARMLGYGSFAEVSLVPKMADSVAQILAFLRDLATRARPFAERDVADLRAFASGELGLPTMEAWDVAYVSEKLLQARYAFSEQEVKQYFTEDKVLAGLFSVIESLFDVRLRPDRAPVWHEDVRFFRIENPAGELVGQFYLDLYARETKRGGAWMDEAIGRRRIGLQSPDGSSDTIQKPVAYLNCNFSRPVGERDGQPRPAIFTHDEVSTLFHETGHGLHHLLTQVDEAGVAGIHGVEWDAVELPSQFMENYCWEWTVLEGMTAHIDSGESLPRALFDRMLAARNFQSGMQMLRQVEFSLFDLLLHSDFDPAGERSVLDLLAEVRREVAVLVPPPWHRFPNGFSHIFAGGYAAGYYSYKWAEVLSADCYGAFEEAENPFDRRTGERFLREILSVGGSRPAIDSFRAFRGREPQVDALLRHCGMVAA
- a CDS encoding glutaredoxin family protein codes for the protein MCTPTIRGGSRFFLALSLLWLLLTSAGASAETITYRWVDPSTGGTVISDMPPPPGARNVSRSTTSASSSEERPLPYAVRQASEKFPVVLYTTERCGTGCQDARELLRQRDVPFTEKILRSEEEFADLSRLLASEAAFPSVSVGRQHLRGFDAPSWNSLLDAAGYPARGNRPAAARSP